The Rhizobium sp. ZPR4 DNA segment CGTCTTCGACACATAGACCTTGCCGTCATGCAGCCGCTTGATGAGATCGTCCGGCGTCAGATCGATGATCTCGACATCATCGGCCATATCGATGATGGAATCCGGCACCGTCTCGCGCACGCGGATGCGGGTAATCTGCGAGACGACGTCATTCAGGCTTTCGACATGCTGGATGTTCAGCGTCGTGTAGACGTCGATCCCGCGTTCGAGAAGTTCCTTGACATCGAAATAGCGTTTGGGATGCCGGCTGCCATGCGCGTTGGTGTGGGCAAGTTCGTCGACAAGCACCAGTTCGGGACGGCGTTTCAGGATGGCATCGAGATCCATCTCCTCAAGCGCCCTGCCCTTATAGTCGACATTGATGCGCGGAACGATCTCGAACCCTTCGAGCAAGGCCTGCGTCTCGCGGCGGCCGTGGGTCTCAACAACACCGACGACGACATCGACGCCGTCGGCAATCTTCGCCCTGCCAGACATCAGCATCTCATAGGTCTTGCCAACGCCGGGCGCCGCACCCAGAAAGATCTTCAATCGACCGCGCGTCTCGGCTCGCGCCTTTTCGAGAAGCGCATCGGGCGAAGGCCTGCTCAACATGTCGCGGCTGTCGTCTGCCATTCCTGGGTCGTCTTTCCTGATAGGGTTGAGACGGCGGCAACCGCCTCAACCTATCCAACTTACTGAGTCATAGAAGCATCAAGCGCCTGGTTCAATGCCAGCACGTTGACGACAGGCTCGCCGAGAACGCCAAGCTCTCGCGGCTCTATGGCTGCGTCAACGAGCGACTTGACCTTGGCCTCATCCATGTTGCGGGCCTTGGCGACGCGCGGTACCTGGAAATAGGCATCGTCCGGCGAAATGTCCGGGTCGAGACCACTGCCCGATGTCGTCACCATGTCGATCGGAACCGGCACGTTGGGATTCTGCGCCTGCAGCGTTGCGGCGTCGCCCTTGATGCGTGTCATCAGGCTCGAATTGGTCGGACCGAGATTGGAACCGCCGGAATTGGCGGCATTATAGGGTACGGAAACCGATTTGGTCGGGTCATTCGGATCGGCGCCCGTCGTGGCCGATGGGCGGCCGTGGAAATACCTATCCGCCGTGAAATTCTGGCCGATAAGGCTCGAGCCGATCACCTTGCCGTCCTTCTCGACCAGGCTGCCATTGGCCTGATGGGGAAAGAGCGCTTGAGCGACACCCGTCATGGCAAGCGGGTAAGCAAGGCCGGTCAAGACGGTCGTGGCGACGATCATGACGATGGCGGGTCTGATTTGTTTCAACATGAGAGAAACTCCTTAGGCGAGGCCAATGGCGGTGATCGCCATGTCGATGGCCTTGATGCCGATGAAGGGGACGACGATACCGCCAAGGCCGTAGATCAAAAGGTTGCGGCTGAGCAGCGCGCCTGCGCCGATCGGGCGATAACGGACACCCTTCAGCGATAGCGGGATCAGCGCAACGATGATGAGCGCATTGAAAATGATCGCCGAGAGAATGGCGCTTTGCGGCGTTGCAAGGCCCATGATGTTCAGCATCTTCAGCTGCGGATAGAAGGCGATGAACATCGCCGGGATAATGGCGAAATACTTGGCGATATCGTTGGCGATAGAGAAGGTCGTCAGGGCGCCGCGCGTCATCAGCAATTGCTTGCCGATCTCGACGATCTCGATCAGCTTTGTCGGGTCGCTGTCGAGATCGACCATGTTGCCGGCCTCACGGGCGGCGACCGTACCGGTGTTCATGGCAACGCCAACATCGGCCTGGGCGAGTGCGGGCGCGTCGTTCGTGCCGTCGCCGCACATCGCAACGAGCTTGCCCTTGGACTGTTCCTCGCGCATCAGCGCCAGCTTCATTTCCGGGGTCGCCTGGGCGAGGAAGTCGTCGACGCCGGCTTCGGCGGCGATGGCAGCAGCCGTCAGCGGGTTGTCGCCCGTGATCATGACGGTGCGGATACCCATGCGGCGCAGTTCCGCAAAGCGTTCGCGGATGCCGCCCTTGACGATGTCTTTCAGATGGATGACGCCGAGCAGACGACCATCACGGGCGACGGCAAGCGGCGTGCCGCCAGCCTTGGCGATCTCGTCGGCGATCCCTTGCAGCTCCCGCAGCATCTCACTCGATGTGCGGGACATGACGGCTGTACCTTCCGTCGCACCATTGGCCGCACCTTCGACATAGGCGATCACGGCATCGACGGCGCCCTTGCGGATTGACGAGCCTTCCAGATCGACGCCGCTCATGCGGGTCTGAGCGGTAAAGGGCACGAAGGTCGCCTTCAGGCTCGTCATGTCGCGGCCGCGGATCGCATATTTTTCCTTGGCAAGCACGACGATCGAACGTCCCTCAGGCGTTTCGTCAGCAAGCGAGGCAAGCTGCGCGGCGTCGGCGAGATCCTGCTCGCTGATTCCGCGGACCGGACGGAACGCGGTCGCCTGGCGATTGCCAAGAGTAATCGTGCCGGTCTTGTCGAGAAGCAGCGTGTCGACGTCGCCGGCAGCCTCGACGGCACGGCCGGACATGGCGAGCACGTTGAAGCGCACCAGACGGTCCATGCCGGCAATACCGATTGCCGAAAGCAGAGCGCCGATGGTGGTCGGGATCAGGGTCACGAAGAGAGCAACGAGCACGACCGTCTGGATCGAGCCGCCGGCATAGGCGGCAAAACTCGGGATGGTGACGGTCGCGAGCACGAAGATCAGCGTCATGCCGGCAAGCAGGATGTTGAGCGCGATTTCGTTCGGCGTTTTCTGCCGCTCGGCGCCTTCCACCAGCGCAATCATGCGGTCGATGAAGGTCGAACCGGCGGCGGCAGTGATGCGTACGCGGATTTCGTCCGAGAGCACTTGTGTGCCGCCCGTTACGGCCGAACGGTCGCCGCCTGATTCACGAATGACAGGTGCGGATTCGCCGGTGATCGCGGCTTCGTTGACCGAAGCAACACCTTCGATCACCTCGCCATCGGAGGGGATGATGTCGCCGGCTTCGACGAGAACGACGTCGCCGACCTTCAAGCTGGTGCCAGGCACCATCTTGTAGTCGGTGCGGCTGTTACCGACCAAAAGCTTTGCCTGGGTTTCGGTGCGCGACTTGCGCAGCGAATCCGCCTGCGCCTTGCCGCGGCCTTCGGCAACGGCTTCCGCGAAATTGGCAAACAGCACCGTGAACCAGAGCCAGATATTGATCTGCAGCGAGAAGGCAAGATTGCCGCCGCCGGTGACGAGGTCGCGCAAGAAGAGGACGGTCGTCAGCATCGAAACGACGGCGACCACGAACATGACAGGGTTCTTGGCAAGCGTGCGCGGGTTCAACTTCTTGAACGAAGCGCCGATCGCCGGAACGAGGATGCGAGAATCCAGAATACTCGCTGATTTTAACTGGCTCATAAGAGGCTCCAGCGTGAAGAGGAAAACGTCAGATCGGAACGCCGCCGATCAGCCGATTAAAAATCCGAAGACGACAAGGCCGAGGAACAAGGCAGCCATCGCCAGCAAAATGGCGTCGGAAGCACAGGTTGTTCCGGCCGGGCCACGCCCCCTGTCGAAGGGGCGTGGATCGATGACTTTTCTAAGCTTGCCCAAAAGCGGTTGGCTCATGGCCGTCATTCCTTAAAAGGTCTGGCCTGCAATCATCGACAGATGTTCGACAATCGGTCCGAGCGCCAGCGCCGGGAAGAAGGTCAGGCCGCCGACGATCAGGATCGTGCCGACCAGCAGGCCGACGAAGAGCGGGCCATCCGTCGGGAAGGTGCCGGCCGAGGCAGGAACCGTTTTCTTGGTGATCAGCGAGCCAGCAATCGCAAGTGCCGGAACGATGACCAGGAAACGGCCGATCAACATGACGATACCGAGCGTGATGTTGTACCAAGGGGTATTGCCGGACAGACCACCGAAGGCCGAGCCGTTGTTTGCCGCCGCCGAGCTATAGGCATAGAGGATTTCCGAGAAGCCGTGCGGGCCGGCATTGGCGATCGAGGCAACGGCGGAGGGCAATACCACGGAGATCGCCGTGAAGATCAGCATGCCGGCGGGCAGGCAAAGCACGGCAAGCATTGCCATCTTCACTTCCTTAGCCTCGATCTTCTTGCCGAGATATTCCGGCGTGCGCCCGACCATCAGGCCTGCAACGAAGATGGCGATAACGACGAACATCAAGATGCCATAGAAGCCGGCACCGACACCGCCGACGATGACCTCGCCGAGCTGCAGGTTAATGAGCGGGATCAGACCACCGATCGCGGTGAAACTGTCGAGCATGCCGTTGACTGCACCGCAAGATGCCGCCGTGGTGATGACTGCAAAGAGCGAGGAGGCGGCAATGCCGAAGCGAACTTCCTTGCCTTCCATATTGCCGCCCTGGACACCGAGTGCATGGATCAGCGGATTGCCCGCAGCCTCAGCCCAATAGGTGACGATCACACCGGCGATGAACAATGTACCCATTGCAGCCAGGATCGCCCAGCCCTGACGCTGGCTGCCGACCATGCGGCCGAAGACGTTGGTGAGCGCCGCGCCGATGGCGAAGATCGCCAGCATCTGCAGGAGGTTGGAGATGGCGTCGGGGTTTTCGAACGGATGCGCCGAGTTGGCATTGAAGAAGCCACCGCCATTCGTGCCGAGCATCTTGATGGCAAGCTGCGAGGCAACGGGACCGACGGCAATCGTCTGCTGCGCACCTTCGAGCGTGGTGGCGTTGACATAGGGGCCGAGCGTCTGCGGCACGCCGAGATAGACGAAAACAATCGTCAGAACGATGCAGATCGGCAGCAGCACATAGAGCGTTGCGCGGATCATATCGACCCAGAAATTTCCGATCGCCTTGCCCGAGGCACGCGCGAATGCGCGGATCAGCGCAATGGCGATAGCGATGCCGGTTGCCGCGGAAACGAAGTTCTGCACGGTGAGGCCAGCCATCTGCACGAGATAGGACATCGTGCTTTCGCCGCCGTAATTCTGCCAATTGGTATTGGTGACGAAGCTCGTTGCCGTGTTGAAGGACAGTTCCGGGCCGACTGCGGTCATGCCGGCCGGATTATACGGCAGGCTGCCTTGCAGTCGTTGCAGTG contains these protein-coding regions:
- a CDS encoding K(+)-transporting ATPase subunit C, translating into MLKQIRPAIVMIVATTVLTGLAYPLAMTGVAQALFPHQANGSLVEKDGKVIGSSLIGQNFTADRYFHGRPSATTGADPNDPTKSVSVPYNAANSGGSNLGPTNSSLMTRIKGDAATLQAQNPNVPVPIDMVTTSGSGLDPDISPDDAYFQVPRVAKARNMDEAKVKSLVDAAIEPRELGVLGEPVVNVLALNQALDASMTQ
- the kdpB gene encoding potassium-transporting ATPase subunit KdpB, which encodes MSQLKSASILDSRILVPAIGASFKKLNPRTLAKNPVMFVVAVVSMLTTVLFLRDLVTGGGNLAFSLQINIWLWFTVLFANFAEAVAEGRGKAQADSLRKSRTETQAKLLVGNSRTDYKMVPGTSLKVGDVVLVEAGDIIPSDGEVIEGVASVNEAAITGESAPVIRESGGDRSAVTGGTQVLSDEIRVRITAAAGSTFIDRMIALVEGAERQKTPNEIALNILLAGMTLIFVLATVTIPSFAAYAGGSIQTVVLVALFVTLIPTTIGALLSAIGIAGMDRLVRFNVLAMSGRAVEAAGDVDTLLLDKTGTITLGNRQATAFRPVRGISEQDLADAAQLASLADETPEGRSIVVLAKEKYAIRGRDMTSLKATFVPFTAQTRMSGVDLEGSSIRKGAVDAVIAYVEGAANGATEGTAVMSRTSSEMLRELQGIADEIAKAGGTPLAVARDGRLLGVIHLKDIVKGGIRERFAELRRMGIRTVMITGDNPLTAAAIAAEAGVDDFLAQATPEMKLALMREEQSKGKLVAMCGDGTNDAPALAQADVGVAMNTGTVAAREAGNMVDLDSDPTKLIEIVEIGKQLLMTRGALTTFSIANDIAKYFAIIPAMFIAFYPQLKMLNIMGLATPQSAILSAIIFNALIIVALIPLSLKGVRYRPIGAGALLSRNLLIYGLGGIVVPFIGIKAIDMAITAIGLA
- the kdpA gene encoding potassium-transporting ATPase subunit KdpA; the protein is MTFNGWLQILIYIGILLLLVKPLGGYMTRVFTGERTFLSFVLRPVERGLYRLAGTDEREEQHWTTYSVSMLLFSLAGFIVLYALQRLQGSLPYNPAGMTAVGPELSFNTATSFVTNTNWQNYGGESTMSYLVQMAGLTVQNFVSAATGIAIAIALIRAFARASGKAIGNFWVDMIRATLYVLLPICIVLTIVFVYLGVPQTLGPYVNATTLEGAQQTIAVGPVASQLAIKMLGTNGGGFFNANSAHPFENPDAISNLLQMLAIFAIGAALTNVFGRMVGSQRQGWAILAAMGTLFIAGVIVTYWAEAAGNPLIHALGVQGGNMEGKEVRFGIAASSLFAVITTAASCGAVNGMLDSFTAIGGLIPLINLQLGEVIVGGVGAGFYGILMFVVIAIFVAGLMVGRTPEYLGKKIEAKEVKMAMLAVLCLPAGMLIFTAISVVLPSAVASIANAGPHGFSEILYAYSSAAANNGSAFGGLSGNTPWYNITLGIVMLIGRFLVIVPALAIAGSLITKKTVPASAGTFPTDGPLFVGLLVGTILIVGGLTFFPALALGPIVEHLSMIAGQTF